From one Gossypium hirsutum isolate 1008001.06 chromosome D08, Gossypium_hirsutum_v2.1, whole genome shotgun sequence genomic stretch:
- the LOC107900836 gene encoding autophagy-related protein 8f produces the protein MTKSSFKIEHDFEKRRAEAARIRGKYPDRIPVIVEKAERSDIPNIDKKKYLVPADLTVGQFIYVIRKRIKLSAEKAIFIFVDGVLPPTGAIMSTIYDEKKDEDGFLYVTYSGENTFG, from the exons ATGACTAAAAGCAGCTTCAAGATTGAGCATGATTTTG AGAAAAGGCGTGCTGAGGCTGCCAGAATCAGGGGAAAATACCCTGATAGAATTCCA GTGATTGTGGAGAAGGCAGAAAGAAGTGATATTCCTAACATTGATAAGAAGAA ATACTTGGTCCCTGCCGACCTCACAGTTGGTCAGTTCATCTATGTAATCCGGAAGAGAATTAAACTGAGCGCTGAAAAGGCTATCTTCATATTTGTGGACGGTGTCCTCCCACCGACCG GAGCAATTATGTCAACTATCTATGATGAAAAAAAGGATGAAGACGGATTTCTGTACGTTACATACAGTGGAGAAAATACATTTGGCTAG